From Streptomyces zhihengii, the proteins below share one genomic window:
- a CDS encoding HAD family hydrolase has translation MTTHPTPTLTVGFDLDMTLIDSRPGIHAAYRALSAETGVWIDADLAVTRLGPPLEQELAHWFPEDRIQEMGDRYRAVYPEYAIEPTLAMPGAREAIEAVRAVGGRAIVVTAKHEPNAKLHLAHLGIEPDETIGWLWAEAKAEALREHGASVYVGDHVGDVRGARVAGACSVAVPTGPCDRDTLREAGADVVLDDLTAFPAWLAEYARNGSVRPA, from the coding sequence ATGACCACACACCCCACCCCCACCCTCACCGTCGGCTTCGACCTCGACATGACCCTCATCGACTCCCGCCCCGGCATCCACGCCGCCTACCGGGCGCTCTCCGCCGAGACCGGGGTGTGGATAGACGCGGATCTCGCCGTCACGCGCCTCGGGCCGCCGCTGGAGCAGGAGTTGGCGCACTGGTTCCCGGAGGACCGGATCCAGGAGATGGGCGACCGCTACCGCGCCGTCTACCCGGAGTACGCGATCGAGCCGACGCTCGCCATGCCCGGTGCGCGGGAGGCGATCGAGGCGGTGCGGGCCGTCGGCGGGCGGGCGATCGTCGTGACGGCCAAGCACGAGCCGAACGCCAAGCTGCACCTCGCCCACCTCGGCATCGAGCCGGACGAGACGATCGGCTGGCTGTGGGCGGAGGCCAAGGCGGAGGCGCTGCGCGAGCACGGCGCGAGCGTGTACGTGGGCGACCACGTCGGCGACGTGCGGGGCGCGCGCGTCGCGGGCGCCTGCTCGGTGGCCGTGCCGACCGGCCCCTGCGACCGCGACACCCTGCGCGAGGCCGGCGCCGACGTCGTCCTCGACGACCTCACGGCGTTCCCGGCCTGGCTGGCGGAGTACGCGCGCAACGGGTCCGTCAGGCCGGCCTAG
- a CDS encoding IS481 family transposase — MPHRNAPLTETGRLRLARCVVEDGWPLRRAAERFQVSPTTAQRWAERYRTLGDAGMTDRSSRPRHSPRRTPTRTERRIIKVRLLRRWGPARIAHLLDLVPSTVHRVLTRFGLARLTHLDRATGRVIRRYERERPGELVHVDIKKLGNIPDGGGHKVLGRQAGRRTRKNAGYSYLHTAVDDHSRLAYSEIHPDERKETATAFWTRAEKFFAGAGITVERVLTDNGSCYRSRDWRDALAAAGITHKRTRPYRPQTNGKVERFNRTLLDEWAYARPYRSEQARRDAFPDWLHFYNHHRGHTALAGNPPASHVPNLTGQYT, encoded by the coding sequence GTGCCCCACCGTAATGCACCCCTGACCGAGACCGGACGCCTTCGCCTGGCCCGCTGCGTGGTCGAGGACGGCTGGCCTCTTCGCCGGGCCGCGGAACGCTTCCAGGTCTCACCGACCACCGCCCAGCGGTGGGCCGAGCGCTACCGGACGCTCGGCGACGCCGGCATGACCGACCGTTCGTCCCGCCCCCGCCACAGCCCGCGCCGGACACCGACCCGCACCGAACGCCGGATCATCAAAGTCCGCCTCCTTCGCCGCTGGGGACCGGCCCGCATCGCCCACCTGCTGGACCTCGTGCCCTCGACCGTGCACCGGGTCCTGACCCGGTTCGGGCTGGCCCGGCTGACTCATCTGGACCGCGCCACCGGCCGCGTCATACGCCGCTACGAACGCGAACGGCCCGGCGAACTCGTCCACGTGGACATCAAGAAGCTCGGCAACATCCCCGACGGCGGCGGCCACAAGGTCCTCGGCCGCCAGGCCGGCCGCAGAACCCGCAAGAACGCCGGCTACAGCTACCTCCACACCGCCGTCGACGACCACTCCCGCCTCGCCTACAGCGAGATCCACCCCGACGAGCGCAAAGAGACCGCGACCGCCTTCTGGACACGAGCCGAGAAGTTCTTCGCCGGTGCAGGGATCACCGTCGAACGTGTCCTGACGGACAACGGCTCCTGCTATCGCTCCCGTGACTGGCGCGACGCACTCGCGGCGGCCGGGATCACCCACAAGCGAACCCGGCCCTACCGACCCCAGACCAACGGCAAAGTCGAACGCTTCAACCGCACCCTGCTGGACGAGTGGGCCTACGCCCGCCCCTACCGGTCAGAGCAGGCACGACGCGACGCGTTCCCGGACTGGCTGCACTTCTACAATCACCACCGCGGACACACCGCACTCGCAGGCAACCCACCCGCCAGCCACGTCCCCAACCTCACAGGGCAATACACCTAG
- a CDS encoding cold-shock protein: MPTGKVKWFNSEKGFGFLSRDDGGDVFVHSSVLPSGVDVLKPGQRVEFGVVAGQRGDQALSVTLLDPTPSVAAAQRRKPDELASIVQDLTTLLENITPMLERGRYPEKTQGKKIAGLLRAVADQLDV; encoded by the coding sequence GTGCCTACCGGCAAGGTCAAGTGGTTCAACAGCGAGAAGGGCTTCGGCTTTCTCTCCCGCGACGACGGCGGTGACGTCTTCGTCCACTCCTCCGTGCTCCCGTCCGGAGTCGACGTGCTCAAGCCCGGTCAGCGCGTCGAATTCGGCGTCGTGGCCGGTCAGCGCGGTGACCAGGCGCTGTCGGTGACCTTGCTCGACCCGACCCCGTCGGTGGCCGCGGCCCAGCGCCGCAAGCCCGACGAGCTGGCCTCCATCGTGCAGGACCTGACGACGCTGCTGGAGAACATCACGCCGATGCTGGAGCGCGGCCGCTACCCCGAGAAGACGCAGGGCAAGAAGATCGCCGGCCTGCTGCGCGCGGTCGCCGACCAGCTCGACGTCTGA
- a CDS encoding 1,4-dihydroxy-6-naphthoate synthase produces MTLQIAYSPCPNDTFVFDAWAHGRVPGAPALDVTFADIDITNGMAERGEYDVLKVSYAVLPWVLDDYTLLPCGGALGRGCGPLVLTREPGVDLKGRTVAVPSERSTAYLLFRLWAADAVPGGIGEVVVMPFHEIMPAVRDGKVDAGLVIHEARFTYQQYGLHSLADMGEHWETTTGLPIPLGAIIAKRSLGAETLRLLAESARTSVRMAWDDPEVSRPYVLAHAQEMDPAVADQHIGLYVNEFTHDLGVDGYAAVRGLLTRAAAEGLVPPLGPDALSFV; encoded by the coding sequence GTGACCCTGCAGATCGCCTACTCGCCCTGCCCGAACGACACCTTCGTCTTCGACGCCTGGGCGCACGGACGGGTGCCGGGGGCGCCCGCGCTGGACGTGACCTTCGCCGACATCGACATCACCAACGGCATGGCGGAGCGCGGCGAGTACGACGTGCTCAAGGTGTCGTACGCGGTGCTGCCGTGGGTGCTGGACGACTACACCCTGCTGCCCTGCGGCGGCGCGCTGGGCCGCGGCTGCGGGCCGCTGGTGCTGACCCGGGAGCCCGGGGTGGACCTGAAGGGCCGCACCGTCGCCGTGCCGAGCGAGCGCTCCACCGCGTACCTGCTGTTCCGGCTGTGGGCGGCCGACGCCGTGCCGGGTGGGATCGGCGAGGTGGTCGTGATGCCGTTCCACGAGATCATGCCGGCGGTGCGCGACGGCAAGGTGGACGCCGGGCTCGTCATCCACGAGGCCCGCTTCACCTACCAGCAGTACGGTCTGCACTCGCTCGCCGACATGGGCGAGCACTGGGAGACGACGACCGGACTGCCCATCCCGCTCGGCGCGATCATCGCCAAGCGGTCCCTGGGCGCGGAGACCCTGCGGCTGCTCGCCGAGTCGGCCCGCACCTCGGTGCGCATGGCGTGGGACGACCCGGAGGTCTCCCGCCCGTACGTGCTGGCGCACGCGCAGGAGATGGACCCGGCCGTGGCCGACCAGCACATCGGCCTGTACGTGAACGAGTTCACCCACGACCTCGGGGTGGACGGCTACGCGGCCGTGCGCGGGCTGCTGACCCGGGCGGCGGCCGAGGGGCTGGTGCCGCCCCTCGGCCCGGACGCGCTCTCCTTCGTCTGA
- a CDS encoding futalosine hydrolase: MRVLVVTAVAAEAEAVAATGDTGTLPRGGYTLTRAPGLDVLAAGVGPAAAAAATATALTLADEPYALVVSAGIGGGFTGRAPLGSLVVSDAIVAADLGADTPDGYLPVDELGFGRTVHHPPAALSARAAEALGAAHAPVLTVSTVTGTAARAAELAVRHPRAAAEAMEGFGVAEAAAAHGVPVLEIRAVSNAVGPRDRAAWRIGDALAALRDGFGRLTPVLQEHL, translated from the coding sequence ATGCGCGTACTCGTCGTGACCGCCGTGGCGGCGGAGGCCGAAGCCGTCGCCGCCACGGGGGACACGGGCACCCTCCCGAGGGGCGGGTACACGCTCACCAGGGCGCCCGGCCTGGACGTCCTGGCCGCCGGCGTCGGACCGGCCGCCGCCGCGGCCGCCACGGCGACGGCGCTGACCCTGGCCGACGAGCCGTACGCGCTCGTCGTGTCCGCCGGGATCGGCGGCGGCTTCACCGGCCGCGCGCCCCTCGGCTCGCTCGTCGTCTCGGACGCGATCGTCGCCGCCGACCTCGGCGCCGACACCCCCGACGGCTATCTGCCCGTCGACGAACTCGGCTTCGGCCGCACCGTGCACCACCCGCCCGCCGCGCTGTCCGCCCGCGCCGCCGAGGCGCTGGGCGCGGCCCACGCGCCGGTGCTGACCGTCTCCACGGTGACCGGCACGGCCGCCCGCGCCGCCGAACTGGCGGTCCGTCACCCCCGGGCGGCGGCCGAGGCGATGGAGGGATTCGGCGTGGCCGAGGCGGCCGCGGCGCACGGGGTGCCCGTCCTCGAGATCCGCGCGGTCTCCAACGCCGTCGGCCCGCGCGACCGCGCCGCCTGGCGCATCGGCGACGCGCTCGCCGCGCTGCGCGACGGCTTCGGCCGGCTCACCCCCGTACTCCAGGAGCACCTGTGA
- a CDS encoding DUF2771 domain-containing protein: MTVAFYSGRRRRAAAALGAVSAGLLVLSACDKPTPLVTVTVGTESVHAEATCYNDGEAIKESEVQKCLTQGTPTKIDFALDDKVRIGVDPEIAENGWTLLFGAQPVEQEPYKKTYRTIPGNAFFSSQTGEPTTKADVNIMETNGTKVIGIYRFQFEKSS, encoded by the coding sequence ATGACCGTTGCGTTCTACTCCGGCAGGCGCCGCCGGGCCGCCGCCGCTCTCGGTGCCGTGTCCGCCGGGCTTCTCGTCCTCTCCGCCTGCGACAAGCCGACCCCGCTCGTGACTGTGACGGTCGGGACGGAGTCCGTCCACGCAGAGGCGACCTGCTACAACGACGGCGAGGCGATCAAGGAGTCCGAGGTGCAGAAGTGCCTCACCCAGGGCACTCCGACCAAGATCGACTTCGCGCTCGACGACAAGGTCCGCATCGGCGTCGACCCCGAGATCGCCGAGAACGGCTGGACGCTCCTCTTCGGCGCGCAGCCGGTGGAGCAGGAGCCGTACAAGAAGACGTACCGGACCATCCCGGGCAACGCCTTCTTCTCCTCGCAGACCGGCGAACCGACCACCAAGGCCGACGTCAACATCATGGAGACGAACGGCACCAAGGTCATCGGGATCTACCGGTTCCAGTTCGAGAAGTCCTCCTGA
- a CDS encoding MFS transporter yields MATARSSDDAGPLRRAGRAVGRALRRPFTGTARGIRKATHAHGAGESGLGKLIELHAVNGAGDVMITVALASTVFFSVPTDEARGRVALYLAVTMAPFTLLAPVIGPLLDHIPHGRRAAMAGAMIARALLAILMSTAVATGGLELYPAALGVLVSSKAYGVVRSAVVPRLLPPKFSLVKANSRVTLAGLLATGIAAPIGAGLQQIGPQWPLYGACALFVLGAYWAFTMPPKVDSAKGERKAHMLTHGEKKPSLRTVGPSVLHGLQANAAHRALSGFLIFFLAFLLREHPLAGQSAAVSLGIVGVAAGAGNALGTAVGAWLKARGPEMIIVTMLTLVLTAAVLAAVFFGAGMVAVLAAAAGFSQALSKLSLDALIQRDVPEQVRTSAFARSETLLQMAWVAGGAIGIALPLNGVVGMSVAAGIVAMGALAADRGLLTAARRGGGGTGSGARPRVA; encoded by the coding sequence GTGGCAACCGCGAGGTCGTCCGACGACGCCGGGCCGCTGCGACGAGCGGGCCGGGCGGTCGGGCGTGCCCTGCGCCGGCCCTTCACCGGCACCGCGCGCGGCATCCGCAAGGCGACGCACGCGCACGGCGCGGGCGAGTCGGGGCTCGGGAAGCTGATCGAGCTGCACGCGGTGAACGGCGCCGGCGACGTCATGATCACCGTCGCGCTCGCGTCGACGGTCTTCTTCTCCGTGCCGACCGACGAGGCACGCGGCCGGGTCGCCCTGTACCTGGCCGTCACCATGGCGCCGTTCACGCTGCTCGCCCCCGTCATCGGTCCGCTGCTCGACCACATCCCGCACGGCCGGCGCGCGGCGATGGCGGGCGCGATGATCGCCCGGGCGCTGCTGGCGATCCTGATGTCCACCGCCGTGGCGACGGGCGGTCTGGAGCTGTATCCGGCCGCGCTGGGCGTCCTGGTGTCGTCCAAGGCGTACGGCGTGGTGCGCAGCGCCGTCGTGCCGCGTCTGCTGCCACCGAAGTTCTCGCTGGTGAAGGCGAACTCACGGGTGACGCTCGCCGGGCTGCTGGCGACGGGCATCGCCGCGCCCATCGGCGCCGGGCTCCAGCAGATCGGGCCGCAGTGGCCGCTGTACGGGGCGTGCGCGCTGTTCGTGCTCGGGGCGTACTGGGCGTTCACGATGCCGCCGAAGGTGGACTCGGCGAAGGGCGAGCGCAAGGCGCACATGCTCACCCACGGCGAGAAGAAGCCGAGCCTGCGGACGGTGGGGCCCTCGGTGCTGCACGGCCTCCAGGCGAACGCGGCGCACCGGGCGCTCTCCGGGTTCCTGATCTTCTTCCTGGCGTTCCTGCTGCGGGAGCATCCGCTGGCCGGGCAGTCGGCGGCGGTCTCGCTGGGGATAGTGGGCGTGGCGGCGGGCGCCGGGAACGCCCTCGGCACGGCGGTGGGCGCGTGGCTCAAGGCCCGCGGCCCCGAGATGATCATCGTGACGATGCTGACGCTGGTACTGACGGCCGCGGTCCTCGCCGCGGTGTTCTTCGGCGCCGGCATGGTGGCGGTGCTCGCCGCGGCGGCGGGGTTCTCGCAGGCGCTGTCCAAGCTGTCGCTGGACGCGCTGATCCAGCGCGACGTGCCGGAACAGGTGCGCACCTCGGCGTTCGCGCGCTCGGAGACGCTGTTGCAGATGGCGTGGGTGGCGGGCGGCGCCATCGGGATCGCGCTGCCGCTCAACGGGGTGGTCGGCATGTCGGTGGCCGCCGGGATCGTGGCCATGGGCGCGCTGGCGGCGGACCGCGGCCTGCTCACGGCCGCCCGCCGCGGCGGCGGCGGCACCGGCAGCGGCGCCCGCCCCCGGGTCGCCTGA
- a CDS encoding DUF3027 domain-containing protein, with product MSAATTRSRTPDRLCAEAVDLAREAAEEAAAPGVVGEHVSLVSEGDRVVTHFFESKEPGYRGWRWAVTVARASRAKVVTLDETVLLPGPDALLAPEWVPWSERLRPGDMGPGDLLPTEADDLRLEPGYTGDEDPPPNSVLAPSHDLVERVDAEDAELTDRVPAIEATDSDGRGQIAALAEELGMRRARVLSRYGLHTAADRWDDSYGPKTAMAQAAPASCQSCGFLVPLGGSLRQAFGICANEFSPADGRVVSLAYGCGGHSEAAVMPKPPVPPPPVLDSLAVDEFPLRPARDSGSVSTDTDPSSDDLGHS from the coding sequence GTGAGTGCTGCGACGACGCGAAGCCGTACCCCCGACCGCCTGTGCGCCGAGGCGGTAGACCTCGCCCGGGAGGCGGCCGAAGAGGCCGCGGCCCCGGGAGTGGTCGGCGAGCACGTATCCCTCGTCTCCGAGGGTGACCGGGTCGTCACCCACTTCTTCGAGTCCAAGGAGCCGGGCTACCGGGGCTGGCGCTGGGCCGTCACCGTCGCCCGCGCCTCCCGCGCGAAGGTCGTCACCCTCGACGAGACCGTCCTGCTGCCCGGGCCCGACGCCCTCCTCGCCCCGGAGTGGGTGCCCTGGAGCGAGCGGCTGCGCCCCGGCGACATGGGCCCCGGCGACCTGCTGCCCACCGAGGCGGACGACCTGCGCCTGGAGCCCGGCTACACCGGCGACGAGGACCCGCCGCCGAACTCGGTCCTCGCGCCCTCGCACGACCTCGTCGAGCGCGTCGACGCGGAGGACGCCGAGCTCACGGACCGCGTCCCCGCCATCGAGGCGACCGACAGCGACGGCCGCGGCCAGATCGCGGCACTCGCCGAGGAACTCGGGATGCGGCGCGCCCGGGTCCTGTCCCGCTACGGCCTGCACACGGCGGCCGACCGCTGGGACGACTCCTACGGCCCGAAGACGGCGATGGCACAGGCCGCGCCGGCCTCCTGCCAGTCCTGCGGCTTCCTCGTCCCGCTCGGCGGGTCGCTGCGACAGGCGTTCGGCATCTGCGCCAACGAGTTCTCGCCGGCGGACGGGCGGGTGGTGTCGCTCGCGTACGGGTGCGGGGGGCACTCGGAGGCGGCCGTGATGCCGAAGCCGCCGGTGCCGCCGCCGCCGGTGCTGGATTCGCTGGCGGTGGACGAGTTTCCGCTGCGGCCGGCGCGGGACAGCGGGTCCGTCTCCACGGACACGGACCCCTCCTCCGACGACCTCGGCCACTCCTAG